CACGGTCCTTGGTATTTTGACGGATAACCAAGACAACAACAAAGCCAAGGAGAATGCCGAAGCGACGCTGCTGCGTCACCCCGAAATCAAGTGCATGGTGGGGCTGTGGAGTGCCAATACACCGATGATCCTGGCCGCCTTGCGAAGTAGTGAGCGTTTAGGGGACGTCGCCGTCGTCGGGTTTGACGAACATCCCGATACGCTCAATGGGATCGCCGAGGGAAATGTCTATGGAACGGTGGTTCAGAATCCTTATGCGTTCGGTTATCGCAGCGTTCAGTGGTTGACCATGTTGGCCAAGGGACAGGCCGTCGACGTACCCGAGAGTTCACTGATCTACATCCCGCACCGCCGGATCACCGAAGACAATGTGCAGCAATTTCGCAACGAAGTCGCCCGAATGAAAAAAGGCGAAGGTCCTTTGCTGGCACCCGACTTGGACCTTAGCGGCGATGGCGTCCGATTGGCGTACATCACCAACAGCACGGATCCTTTCTGGACGTTGGCCGAAGACGGGTGCGAGCGTGCGGCGGGACAATTCGGATGCGACGTGGATGTCCAGATGCCGTCGGCCGGTACCATCGAAGAACAGAAACGCTTTTTAGAATCCAATGTCGCCAATCAGTTGGACGGGATCGCAATCAGCCCGATTGATCCGGAAAACCAAGTCCAAATGATCAATGAGGCTTGTGATGCGACCACGGTGATCTGCCAAGACAGCGATGCGCCGAAATCAAAACGCCAGTTCTACTTGGGGACCAGCAACTACATGGCCGGACGCGAGGCGGGCAAACTGATCAAGGAGATCGTTCCCGACGGCGGTGAAATCATGTTGTTCGTCGGCAAACTGGAAGTCCTGAACGCTCAGGAACGCAGCCAAGGCATCATCGACGAATTGGCGGATAAACCGATTCCCGCTGCCCTGCAGACGCCGTGACTAGACCGACCGACAGCGGTCACTTTGGCTGGCCGATTGACGCGTGAAACAAGCCGGTTGTGAAACCGACGCCCACAGCCACACGTTGACCGCAAGCGGCGGAATTTTGTAGCGTCGCTCCGTTGCCGGATGACGGTTGGGATGCCGTCGTCGGATTCTTCTTGGGCGGTGCGGCTGGATGATATCGGAACGACGGACGATCGATCGACGCCGCCGTGTGTTGTATTCGGCGCAAAAAATCGACGAGGGCGTGTATGCACCGCCCGGCAATGCGGCATCCAGGCGGTTGCGGGAAGCCCGCCGCCCGGCGACCGCTTACGGATCTCATGTGAATCGGCGATTGCGTGGCCGGTGGTTTTCACTGGTGCCCATCAAACGCCGGTCGATGATCGCGTTGGGGGCAGCCGTCATGTCGGTGGTGTCCCTGCTTGCGGTGATGCACTACTTGGCACTTGCCTGGCCGGCTTTGGCATCACGACCCGACTTGGCCCGGCCGTTTCGACTGGACCGCGGCGACAGTTTTGGACGTTGGACCGTGACGATGGCCTATGCGTTGACGGCCGGATCATCACTGTTGGTCTATCAACTGCGACGATATCGAAATGATGATTATCGTGGGCACTACCGGTTGTGGCGCATCGTATTGCTGACCAGTCTGATCGCCAGTCTACAGTCGGCCACGGATCTGGTTTCTTGGGGCGGCGGCTTGATCGACGCCTTGTTCGGGTCGCGGGTGGCACTGTCAGGCGGCGACTGGCTTCGGATTCTGCTGACCTTCGGCGGCGTAGTGTTTGCTTTGCGACTTTTGGTCGAAGTCTCGCGATGCAAGGCGGCGCTTGCGATGATGGCCGCCGGTTGGGTCGCTTTTGCGATTCCAATTGCGGCACGGTGGAATTTGATTGAGAACGATTCGGTGTTCCGCGCGTGGTTGGTAACGTCGTGTCCGAACTGGGCATGCGGTTGCTTTGGCGTGTCGGTGATGGCCTATCTGCGAGTGCTGTTGCGTGAGGTGCGTGATCTGGAAGCGGAGCCAACGCCGTTCGATTCTCTGCACTCGATGACGCAACGCTGGAAACAGCAGCGTGCGGAAAAACAGGCATTCAAAGAGGCCGAGCGGAACGAACGCGAGGAAGCGGCAAAACAAAAACGAGACCAAAAAGCCGAAGAACGTCGCCTGCGTTTGGAGGCCAAGCGAGCTGGCAAACGTACCGCTGTTGCAAAGTCCGAAACGGAATCGGAATCCGATTCCGAAACACCCGCGTCCGCCAAGACGCCAACCACCCGAAACCGGACACGAGCCGGGCGAACCGACCAGCCCGGCGACGAATCGGAAGATGAATACATCGCCGAGGCAAAGGATTCCAAGTCGGCGAAGAAGCGATCTGGATGGGGTTTGAAAGGTTGGCGAAAACGATCGGCCAAGTCTGCGGATCCGGAATCGACGGTCGGCAATCCAGATGATGAATCGGATCACGAAACCGCATCGCAGGAAGCCGCCGACGAAACGGGACAAACCAAACCCAAGCGAGGTTGGGGATGGTCGCGAAAGAAAGCGGCCAAGTCCTCCGACCAAGATAACACCGGTAACGCCAACGAGCGGACAGCTGATGACGATGACGTCGCGACCGAGGCAAGTGATTCCGACGCCCCGCCCCGGAAAAAGTCGCGTGGGCTGAAGGGATGGTTTGGTGGACGCAAGAACAAAACGAAAACCGGTGATGGCGACGGTCCCGATGCGGACGAGGGCGACCAGCAAAAGCGTCCGTCATCGGAATCCCACGGCGACGACCGTTCGGTCGACGACGGGGTGGATGATTTTGGTTCCGAAGACGTCATCGACGAACAGGACATCGATTGGTCCAGCTTAAGCAAGGCGGAACGTCGGCGGATGCGCAAACAGCTGAAACGACGCGGACGCGCCGCGTAACGGTTTCCAAACCAGCTGTCTGACGCGGTGGCGGGGACACTCTTGCAAGCTTCCCCGGTGGCGTTCGATCGTCAGCCCTAACTGATCTTGGCAAGCCAGACGCATAGCGAACCAAGCGGGAAAAAACGGTCTCCGGCAACCGGTGGTTCATCAGCCGGCCAAACATCGGCTATCTTTCGCGACAGATTTGTCGCAACATTCCCTTGGCCGATTTCAAAATTCATGCGTACCAGGTTCGCCCCCAGCCCGACCGGCTATCTGCACATTGGTGGTGTTCGCACCGCACTGTTCAACTGGTTGCTGGCCCGCCAGTCTGGCGGACAGTTCATCCTGCGAATTGACGACACCGACGCCGGACGAAACGTCAACGAAGCGATTCAACCGATCCTGGACGGCTTTCGTTGGCTTGGCATGGATTGGGACGAGGGTCCGGAAGTCGGCGGTCCCCATGAACCGTACTATCAATCCCAACGGGCGGAACGTCATCGCCAGGCTGCGGAACAGTTGCTGGCATCCGGCCATGCCTATCGTGATTTTTCGCGCCCCGAAGAATTGCAGCAACAACGTGAGGCGGCCCAAAAAGAAGGCAAGCCCTTCATTTATGACCGTCGTTGGATGGCCGCCGACGATGCGGCGGCGGCAGCATTCGAAGCCGAAGGACGCACGGCGGTGGTGCGGCTGAAAATGCCTCGTGAGGGCCAGTGCGTGATCAACGATTTGATACGCGGCGAAGTGGTGGTCGATTGGGCCAGCGAACAGGATCACGTGATCCAGCGCGCCGATGGCAGCTGTCTGTATCACTTGGCCAACGTCGTGGACGACCATGACTTTGAAATCACTCACGTCGTCCGGGCTGCCGAACACTTGCCCAACACGGCACGACAGGTCTTCATTTTGGAAAGCCTGGGCTATCCGCGACCGCAATACGCGCACTTGCCCTATGTGGCCGAACCCGGTGGGACCGCCAAATTGAGCAAACGCAAACTGGATAAGTACACCAAGAACAAGGGCTTTGCGGATCTACTGAATCATGGACGTCAGATCGCCGACGCCTGTTCCATCGCGACCGACGCCGACACCTTCAATCCGGTGATCGTGGATTTCTATCGCGAGATCGGTTTTTTGCCGTCGGCCGTGCTGAATTACCTGTTGCTGTTGGGCTGGTCGCTTGACGGTGAAACGGAAAAATTCGACCGCCAGCAGATGATCGACCAATTCACGCTGGACCGAGTCAACAAAGCACCCGCATCGTTCGATCCGCAAAAGCTGGTGGCTTTCCAGGCCGACGCGTTCGCCGCACTTTCGATCGACGACCGCTTGCAGCAAGTCGCACCGTTTGCGATTGCAGCCGGATTTGTCGATTCAGACGACGATCCGTTGCTGAAGACCGTGGTACAAGCAGCCGATGATCGCTTGAAGATCGCCGGCGATATTGTCCAGTTCGGCTACTGCTTCACCGATGACTACACGGTTGATCAAAAAGCGTTCGAAAAACGTGTGGTCAATGCGGAGGGGGCGGCCGAGCGGCTGGCAAAGTTAAAAGAGGACTTTCTGGACGCTGATGCATTCGATCACGACACCATCGCGGAAATCGTCAAAGCGTTCTGCGACCGTGAATCCATCAAGCTGAAAGACATCATCCACTCGCTCCGTTTGGCCACCACCGGCCAGCCCGGTGGTTTTGGCATGTTTGAAACGCTGGCCATTCTCGGTCAAGAACGTACGTGCAGCCGAATGGATGCCGCGATCGCCAAGGCATCAGCCTAGGCATTCGGCCCCCTGAACCTGATTGGCGGGCGGATCTGTTTTCCGCCGGAACGACTGGCACAGGGCGGATCACAAAGGTTGGACGGGCCTGATAAACTGAATCGTTGGAATGATGGATCCCACAAGGGACCGCTAACCTCGTCGTCTGTGTTGGACCGAAATGATGTCGACCAAGCAATTGAAACTGTTCGTACCCGCATCCCTGCTTTGCGGCCTGGCCGTTCTGGTGACAGGTTGTCGCGAGACTCCACCGACGACGTTTGACCCAAATTTTGTCCACGCGATGAAGTATCAGATCCGTGAGGAGATCCCGATGGATCAGCCCATGGATGATACGTTTTGGATTCTGACCGAAATGTTCGGCACGCCGGACCAGCCCAAGTTGCCCGCATTTGTGGCTGAGGAAGAAGATTTTGCTTCGCTGGTGTCGATGGACAACCTGATGAAAGCGTCAGGCGATCCCGGAACACCGGGCCGAGGTCTTTATCAAAAGCATTGTGCCACGTGTCACGGTGTCAGCGGCGACGGTCGTGGTGCGACCAGCAGCGTCGTGGTGCCCTACCCCCGTGATTATCGCAAGGGCGTGTTCAAGTTCACGTCGACCCCGCGCGGTGTGAAGCCGCTGCGGGAAGACCTGGCGCGATTGATCCGGAACGGAATCGAGGGCACCGCCATGGTCAAAATCAACGAACTGACCGAGGAAGATGTTCAAGCACTGACCGACTATGTCATCTATCTGTCTTGGCGTGGCGAACTGGAACGCAGCATCATCGATGAAGCCGTCTTGTCGGGTGACTGGGCGTTCGACGAAGGCGATCGAATCATCGTCCCTGAAGACCGCGATCTTGGCGAACCGCCGGCCGGGCTAAGCGACGAACAGCTGGACGAATTCGAAACCCGCGTCGAAAACTTTGAATATGGCTGGGAACTTGCCGAGGAACTGGCGATGGACATTGCGGATTCTTGGTTGGAAGCCGAGGACGAAGTCGTCGAAGTCCCTGAGCCACCCAGTGATTTTCCGGTCACCGATAGCTACGAGGAATACGTTCAGGTCAAGAACAGCGATCAATCCGCCGCGTTGGCCGACAGCGTACAACGAGGTCGCGAGGTCTTCCTGGGCAAGATTGCTGCCTGCAGCACATGTCACGGAAAGACCGGTCAGGGTGATGGCCAAACCACCGACTACGATGACTGGACCAAGGATTGGACGCTGAAGATTGGGCTGAAGCCTGACGATCGTGATTCACTGATTCCCTTGTTGGCACGCGGGGCCCTGGCACCGGTGAACGCGAAGCCGCGAAACTTCTCGACCGGTGTTTTCCACGGCGGCGAATCGGCCAGCGATCTGTACCTTCGCATCACCCAAGGGATTGACGGCACGCCCATGCCCGCGGCAACTTTCGTCGATGGCGAATTCGAAGAGGTTGATGTATGGCACTTGATCAACTTCATTCGGTCATTGGAAGACCAGGCACAGATGGAATCGCAAACGCCGACGGAAGATCCTCAGGCGGAAGCGCCCACGGCTTAGCACCGGCGCAGAACGCGATTGGCCTGCCCCGGTCACCGGCCGAATCACCCTGGCGTGTCTGGTCCAGGGCCAGGGTGCTGATGGTCCGGGCCAATGTGTCTTCGGTGGGCCTTGTGCCGCGAATCTGCGGAAATGCTATTGGCTGTGAATTTGCCCCAAGACCGCGGCGTCGGGCAAACCGCCGGGAACCGGGCTGGGTGGCGAACCCGTTTCCGTGTAAATCTGTCACGTCGTGACGGGTCGCTTCTGGTGACAGCGACCCGTTGGAATGCCCCGCTTCATCTTCCAAATCAAGTCCATCGGGATGACCGAACACGCCGAAACGGAATCGCCGCGCCCACGCAAGCACTTCATCGAAACCGCGATCGATGAAGATCTTCAGGCGGGCAAATTCGAAGCCGTTCACACCCGGTTTCCACCGGAACCGAACGGGTATCTGCACATCGGTCACGCAAAAAGTATCTGCTTGAACTTCGGGCTCGCGAAAAATTACGGCGGCACCTGCAATCTGCGATTCGATGATACGAATCCCAGTAAGGAAGAAACCGAGTACGTCGAATCAATCCAGGAGGATGTCCGTTGGCTGGGGTTTCAGTGGGACGAACTGCATTATGCCAGCGATTATTTCGAACAGCTGTACGAATGGGCCGAGCGGCTGATCGAAAAGGGCAAAGCGTATGTCTGTGAATTGTCGGCGGAACAAACCCGCGAGTACCGCGGGACGCTGACCGAACCGGGGAAGAACAGCCCGTACCGAGATCGCGACCCGAAAGAAAACTTGGATCTGTTTCGGCGAATGAAGGCGGGGGAATTCCCCGACGGTTCGAAAACCCTGCGCGCCAAGATCGACATGGCGTCACCCAACTTGAACCTTCGCGATCCGGTCATGTACCGCATCATGAAAGCCCATCACCATCGCACGGGTGACCGGTGGTGCATTTACCCGATGTACGACTGGGCTCACGGTCAAAGCGATTCTATCGAAGGGATTTCGTTTTCCATTTGTACGTTGGAATTTGAAAACCATCGACCGCTGTACGATTGGTACTGTGACAGCCTTGAAATTCATCACCCGCGACAAATTGAATTCGCACGCTTGAATCTGACTTACACGGTCATGAGCAAGCGGAAACTGTTGCAACTGGTCAAAGAGAAACATGTCGGTGGCTGGGATGATCCACGCATGCCAACGATCAGCGGTTTGCGGCGACGTGGGTACACGCCCGAATCGATCCGAAATTTTTGTGCCGATGTTGGCGTTGCAAAGTTCAACAGCACCATCGATGTCGTGCGTTTGGAAAACTCGATCCGCGAACATCTGAATCGGGTTGCTCCGCGACGGATGGCCGTCATGGATCCGATCAAGTTGACCATCACCAATTGGCCGAAAGACAAGGTTGAAATGTGTTCGGTGATCAACAACCCCGAAGACGAATCGGCCGGTAAGCGTGAAGTGCCCTTCAGCGGTCACTTGCTGATACAGCAGGAAGACTTTCGCGAAGAAGCGCCCCGGAAATTCTTTCGACTTAAGAAAGGCGGCGCGGTGCGTTTGCGCGGGGCATTCATCATCGATTGTCACGATGTGGTCAAAGATGATGACGGAAATGTCATCGAGATTCTGTGTACCTATGATCCGGAAACCCGATCCGGCCAAGATCAATCAGGGCGCAAGGTCAAAGGAACGATTCACTGGGTCAGTGCGGATCATGCGAGCGAAATCGAGGTGCGTGACTATGACCGGCTATTCGGTGTGGAAAATCCGGATGCAGCGGAGGAAGGCAAGACTTTTTTGGACTACCTGAATCCCGAATCTTTGACGGTTCGCACGGCGTTTGTGGAACCCGCTCTGGCCGAGGCTCAAATCGGTGATCGAGTCCAGTTTGAACGCGTCGGATACTTCGTCGTCGATTCCGATAGCAAGCCCGGGAGCCTGGTCATGAATCGCATCGTCGGATTACGTGACACCTGGGGCAAGATGGAAGCCAAGGGAAAGGCGAACTAAACGCCAAGCCGACAAAGCATCCGGCATCGGTAAGCCGGATGAAAGGAAAAGCCCTCCGTGGCTAATGGACCGGCGACGCGTCGACGACAACGCGGACGGCGTGGCCGATCCGTCCGTTTTATCGCCGACGCGATCGAAGCCGGTCGAAATACCGTGACGGTCGCGACCGAGTTGGTCTGTCGCGCCGACGACGGCGTGTCAAAGATGCGTCGAAAGCCATCGCAATGGATCTGATCGACATCGAAGCTGAGGGGGACAAAAGGAAATCCCGCCCGGGTGACCGGTCAGCCACCGGAGCGAGATGAATTTGCGTGAGCCGAAACAGCGGACTAGCTGTTCTCGGCAACCGCGGATTCGTCCTTTGCTGCGGTTTCGGTTTCACCTTCGCCCGCATCATCCAACGGTGCCGCGTAACCGCCGGCGGCCAGCACTTTCTGTTTGATCTCGTCTCGCACGTCCGGGTTTTCGATCAAAAAGTTTCGTGCCTTTTCTTTGCCCTGTCCCAAGTAGGTTTCACCGTACTTGAACCATGATCCGCTGCGGTTGACCACTTTGTGAGTGGTTCCCAGGTCCAGCAGGTCGCCTTCGAAGCTGATGCCGTTGCTGTGCATCATGTCGAATTCGGCCACGCGGAACGGCGGCGCGACCTTGTTCTTTACGATCTTGGCGCGAACCCGTTGGCCGACCTGTTCTTCGCCGTCTTTCAATGATCCGATGCGTCGGACATCGATTCGGCAACTGCAGTAGAATTTCAGGGCACGACCGCCGGGGGTGGTTTCTGGGCTGCCGAACATCACACCGACCTTTTCACGGATCTGGTTGATGAACACCACGGCCGATTTGCTCTTGGCGATCGCACCGGTCAGCTTACGCATCGACTGGCTCATCAGCCGAGCTTGCAAGCCGACGTGACTGTCACCGATTTCACCTTCCAATTCCGCCTTCGGAACCAAAGCGGCGACCGAGTCGACGATGATCACGTCGACCGCATTGCTTTTGACCAGCATTTCGCAAATTTGCATCGCTTCTTCGCCGCTGCTGGGTTGGCTGACCAGCAGGCTGTCCAGTTCGACGCCCAGCTTTTTGGCCCAACTAGGATCGAACGCGTGTTCGGCGTCGATGATCGCTGCGATGCCGCCGGTCTTTTGCGCTTCCGCACCGATGTGCAGCGCCAGTGTTGTTTTACCGCTGGATTCCGGCCCAAACACTTCAATGATCCGCCCACGCGGGATTCCCTGGCCGCCCAAGGCCATGTCCAAACTTAAGCTTCCCGTGGGGATCCCGGCGACTTGAAGATGCTGTGACGCACCCAGCGGCATGATCGCACCTTCACCGAAGGTCTTTTCGATCTGTTGCAGCGTGGTCTTCAGCCCCGGCTCCTTTTCCAAAACCGTCTTCATGCCGGGATCCAATTTCACACCCTTGGACGCAGCAGCGGTCGCAGTTCTCGGTTTCTTGGCCATTCCCTTTTTTCCTTCCCGTGTGATTCGGTTGTTCTAGCCCCGGCAATGCCCCTGTGTGACGTGCCGGATCTGGCGGGTGGTGAACAGAAATATCGTATCGATTGGGCCGCACTTCGACAACCAACAAACGACAGATTTTCCACAGGCGAATTCTCGGCTCTTGCCGCTCGTTTCGCCGACAGGAGTATCTTTCGCGACCGCCGTGACAAGTCTGGTCACGAGCGTGAAAAAGTCGGGATGCGTTTGTCGCCACGACGCCAAAATCGAGGACCTGAAAACGATCCCCAGGTCCGACGTGCCGCCGTCCGGTCCCGCCATAGCACGTCGACGGCGACCATGGGGCGGTTTCAAAAAACGCACCTGACTGTGGAAGTGTGATGATTATTCGGTGTGGGGGCCAAAGGTCCAGAAAAAAGTCGTCGGTCATACCCTGGCGCGGCGGATCGTCGAGCTTGGTCGGGCAGCCAGTCACCGCGACTGGATGCCGCAGTTAACGCCTCGCCACGATCTGAAATGTGACAAATCCGCACGGATGACGACGTACGACTCGGCCATGCTGGTTTGACGACATGTTTTTCAGCGATCGGGAAAACTTTAACGACGCCCAAGGTGAATCACTGTCAAAGTCTTGCCTCCCGCCGATGGGAGACTCGGAACAGATCGGACAAGTCGGATTCGGGTGGTCGGCCAAGGGTGTCGAACCAAAGGCGACTTGCCAACTTGACAGGAGGTGGATGGTGAAACGCTTTTGGAAAACATCAGTTTTGGCCGCGATTGCGTGCCTGTGTTCCCCCGCGTTGGTGACAGCCGACACGTGCGGCGGTTGCGACCCGTTCGGAGTGATGGGATGCGACCAGGCGTGCGACGACTTTGGCTGTGACGCATACGGGTGCGATGCAGGCTGTGATTCACTGGGATGCGATCCTTGTGGATGCCTGGCATCGTTGAAACGCTGTCTACGCCCCAGCGATCATTGCTTTGATGATTTCATCAGCCCGATGATCGACTTCGTCCACTTCGAAGACCCGCGGAATTTGACCGAGTTGCGTCCGATCTTCGTGACTCATCAGTTCCCCGGAACGCTGGGGCCCAACAATATTCCGGCCGGTGGCAGCGCACAGTTGTTCGCGTTGCAATTTCGCATTGCACTGACCGAGCGGCTTAGTTTGATCGCGGTCAAAGACGGCTACATCATCGACAGCAGCGAAGGTGCGCTGGACAGCTTGGTGCTCGATTCAGGGTGGGCCGACGTGACGGCGGGTCTGAAGTACAACCTGATTCGCAATACGCGGACGGGCACGCTGCTTTCAGGCGGATTCACCTACGAGATCCCCATGGGTAGCGAAAAAGCCGCCCAAGCCGTTGGCGATGGTGAATTCCATTTCTTCGTTTCCGGTGGTCAACGCTTCTTGGACGGCCAAGCCCACTGGCTTACCTCGTTCGGTTGGCAATTGCCGGTGGACCAATCGGTCCAAAGCACCACCGTGCACTGGAACAATCACTTTGACGTGAAGCTGACCGATCGCGTTTACCTGTTTACCGAAAATTCTTGGTGGCACTGGGTGGACGAAGCCGAAGTCGGCTTGCCGCTGGGCGTATCCGGTCAAGACCTTCTGAATCTGTCGGCCACGGATGTCGAAGGCAACGACTTGGTGACCCACAACGTCGGGATGAAGTACAAGCCCAGCCGTAACATTGAAGCCGGTGTCGCTTATGAGTTCCCGCTGACGGAATTCAAGGATGTCATCGAGAATCGTGTCATGTTGGATTTGATCTTCCGCTACTAACATCCGCGACCGATCCCGACGCCGGCTGCCAAAACTAGATGTCATGCCGGCGGGGGTGATCTGAAGCGAGCCAAAAGCGAAAAAGGCCCGGCAACATCTAAGTTGTCGGGCCTTTTCGCGTGTTTGAGCGCCGCAGTCGACAGACCCACGCCAGAATCTGCCAACCGCCCCATGGACAATCAAACGGCCGAACCGATTGACCAAACCGCCGGAATGGTCAGTCGAATCAGCGAAGCAGGTGCACCGGTTTTGATTAGCCGTTGATGGGCATCTCTACGGATCGGTCCGGCAAGGCGATGCAGAATACCGATCCACTGAAATCACTTTCTTGCAGCCATATGCGGCCGCCGTGTTGCTGCGTGATCTTTCGGCACGCGGCCAAGCCCAGCCCGTGGCCCGGGTATTCGTCGTTGGAATACAGTCGTTTCAACGGAACGAAGATGTCTTCCGATTCATGAATCGGGATGCCGATGCCGTTGTCCGAAACGGTCAACAGCCACTGTCCCGATTTCGATTCTGCTCGGACATCAATCAACGGTGTCTCTGCTTCGCAAAACTTGATGGCATTGGACAACAGGTTTTGGATCAACTGAATCAAGTTGGAACGGTCACCCCAAATCGTGGGTAAATCGCCGTAACGGATCTTTGCGCCGGAGTCTTGGATCGAATCGACCAAGCGTTCCGTCGCAATCGCAACGGCTTCGTTCATGTCGACCCAGCCCAGCGTTTCCTGGTCTTCATCCACTTGGGTCTGATGAAGCAATTGATGTACCATCATGCGAAGATCATTGGCCGTGTCGGCGGATCGGGACACCAATGATCGTGACCGGACCGAACCGTCATCGGCCATGTCGACCAAAGCCGTCCGCAGCGTCCGTTCGATATCCTCCAGTGGCGTTTTCAGCTCCGAAGTCGCCATCCCGACCAGGTCTTCGAGCTCCTGACGCGTGCGAGACAGGCGGCGACGTAGGTCGGCATGTTCGATCGCACGCTGAATGGCTGAATGAAGCCGTACTTTGTCCAGTCGCTTCTTGGCAAAATAGTCAAACGCGCCCGATTTGATCGCCGTGGCGGCAACCTCCTCGTCACCTTCCCCGGTCAACATGATCACCGGGATACCGCTGGGTGTGATTTTCTGCAGCGTGGCGATCCCGTCGGCATCGGGCAGACGATAGTCCAGCAAGACGCAATCGGGGTTTTGTTTTTGGCAGTGGTCCAGACCCTGACGTGCGGAATCGGCCGACAGGATCTGAAAATCTGATCCCAGCAAGCGAACGATCTGTTCCCGGTCCAGCGAATCGTCGTCGATCACCACGATTCGTCGGTGCGTGAATTCCATAGAAGTTTCTCAGGTTCCGTCCAGCTTTTCCGGCGGGAATTCGACGACCCGCCAGTAGTGATCCAGCATATTGATCAAGTTCATGAAGTCCTTGCCGGCGCGGGACTTCACCATATAGCCGGCAATCTGCTCGTCGTACGCTGCAATCTTATCGGCGTCATCATCCGATGTTGTCAACACAAATACGATGGTTCCCTTTAGTGACCCATCGGCGCGGATTTCGCGTAGGAATCCAATGCCATCCAAGCGGGGGAGGTTCAAGTCGAGCAGTACCAAGTAGGGATGACTGATCGCACTCGCCGCGTTGCCCCGAAGGACTTCCAGGGCTTCCATCCCATCACAAACACGGTGCGTCGGATTGGCAATCTTGGCTTTGCGAAACGCTCTGCCGATCGCCTCCGCATCGATGTCGTCGTCTTCGACCAATAAGATTTGGACTGCCGAGTATGGGTTTTCGTTTACCGCGTTCATCCTGCATGATCCTGTTCGATTGGTTCCAACGGCCACGTGAATTGAATCACAGTGCCCCGCGGTTGGTTGCTGTCGATACTGACGGCTCCACCTTCGGTTTCAATGATTCGTTGAACGATTGCCAGACCGACGCCACTGCCTTCGACTTCATCACGAGGCCGCAGCGTCTGGAAGATTTTAAAGGCACGCTGCCGCAGTTCAGGGGCGATACCAGGGCCATCATCGGCGACGGAAAACTGGACGAATCGGTCGTCGTCCGGGCAGTGCTGGCAGCAGACCTGGATCGTTCCCGATTCTCGGTCATGGTGTTTGACGGCGTTGGAAATTAGGTTCCGCAAAACGGTTTCCAACGGCGTGCGACGCGTCGTCATTTGTTCGATTTGAATTTTCGAATCGATCGTGAATTCCTTGGGCACTGCTAAGAAATCAATGACACCGCGGACCACTTTCGATATCGATACG
The DNA window shown above is from Crateriforma spongiae and carries:
- the recA gene encoding recombinase RecA; the encoded protein is MAKKPRTATAAASKGVKLDPGMKTVLEKEPGLKTTLQQIEKTFGEGAIMPLGASQHLQVAGIPTGSLSLDMALGGQGIPRGRIIEVFGPESSGKTTLALHIGAEAQKTGGIAAIIDAEHAFDPSWAKKLGVELDSLLVSQPSSGEEAMQICEMLVKSNAVDVIIVDSVAALVPKAELEGEIGDSHVGLQARLMSQSMRKLTGAIAKSKSAVVFINQIREKVGVMFGSPETTPGGRALKFYCSCRIDVRRIGSLKDGEEQVGQRVRAKIVKNKVAPPFRVAEFDMMHSNGISFEGDLLDLGTTHKVVNRSGSWFKYGETYLGQGKEKARNFLIENPDVRDEIKQKVLAAGGYAAPLDDAGEGETETAAKDESAVAENS
- a CDS encoding response regulator, translating into MNAVNENPYSAVQILLVEDDDIDAEAIGRAFRKAKIANPTHRVCDGMEALEVLRGNAASAISHPYLVLLDLNLPRLDGIGFLREIRADGSLKGTIVFVLTTSDDDADKIAAYDEQIAGYMVKSRAGKDFMNLINMLDHYWRVVEFPPEKLDGT
- a CDS encoding sensor histidine kinase gives rise to the protein MEFTHRRIVVIDDDSLDREQIVRLLGSDFQILSADSARQGLDHCQKQNPDCVLLDYRLPDADGIATLQKITPSGIPVIMLTGEGDEEVAATAIKSGAFDYFAKKRLDKVRLHSAIQRAIEHADLRRRLSRTRQELEDLVGMATSELKTPLEDIERTLRTALVDMADDGSVRSRSLVSRSADTANDLRMMVHQLLHQTQVDEDQETLGWVDMNEAVAIATERLVDSIQDSGAKIRYGDLPTIWGDRSNLIQLIQNLLSNAIKFCEAETPLIDVRAESKSGQWLLTVSDNGIGIPIHESEDIFVPLKRLYSNDEYPGHGLGLAACRKITQQHGGRIWLQESDFSGSVFCIALPDRSVEMPING